In Halapricum desulfuricans, a single window of DNA contains:
- a CDS encoding HAMP domain-containing protein codes for MFDRVRTVVPGVIRRRYAVKFGIVILVIGLVIGAVGLGGTSLMAEQVEQSVNSDFESTATSDALTLDNWLESNAAEMRTLERNLPDSGASDSAINEYLQTHQNDLSDRSVLTLVHVVDTETSTIEYSSRTAMRGETFDEEAVGWSGEPDFETGDVGVSPLYVAEDDYHAIAFMKDLEGDQRLVAVYDAEDVGDEILSGGANPEYSSSETVVVDSSGTIVMADARLGEAVGESYPSKSPALKRVRQVEARTVSESTTVAPEHVHDSALAPAAEHLVGFAPSGPRSAPDFGSDWVVLVHAPSDEAYGFAGTLETYGLYATLLGILLAGLIGAAVGRNTAASVNRLTDRVEEMEDGNLDADFSTGRVDEIGRLYDGFANMRDALKQQINEAEQARKEAEVSRAEAMEMSNYLQEKADEYARIMQQCAAGDLTQRMEPDGENEAMDRIAGEFNEMIDELEKTTGQLKSFADEVETAGEVVQTSSESVRDASEQVADSIQKISDDAHDQKERLQEISNTMDDIARDLETFAADNDVDFGESLDRIEEVATTLNDVVELSEQTMAESENVAGAAEEQAAELNEVTQRAEDLSRYARPLKEVLDRFETESEHEFYFPTGPGSGEANLPDER; via the coding sequence ATGTTCGACAGGGTACGGACAGTCGTCCCGGGCGTAATCAGGCGACGCTATGCCGTCAAGTTCGGGATCGTGATTCTCGTTATTGGACTGGTAATCGGGGCCGTCGGACTCGGCGGGACGTCGCTGATGGCCGAACAGGTTGAACAGAGCGTGAACAGCGACTTCGAATCGACGGCGACGTCTGACGCGCTGACACTGGACAACTGGCTCGAATCGAATGCGGCCGAGATGCGAACACTCGAACGGAATCTCCCCGATTCCGGAGCGAGTGACAGTGCGATCAACGAGTACTTGCAGACTCATCAAAACGATCTCTCGGACCGATCGGTGCTGACGCTCGTACACGTAGTCGACACAGAGACGAGCACGATCGAATACTCTTCGCGCACAGCGATGAGAGGGGAGACGTTCGACGAGGAGGCGGTCGGCTGGTCCGGCGAACCCGACTTCGAAACCGGTGACGTCGGCGTCTCCCCGCTGTATGTCGCCGAGGACGACTACCACGCGATCGCGTTCATGAAAGACCTTGAGGGAGATCAACGGCTCGTCGCGGTCTACGACGCCGAAGACGTGGGCGACGAGATCCTGTCTGGCGGAGCGAATCCCGAGTACAGTTCCTCGGAGACGGTCGTGGTCGACAGCAGTGGCACAATCGTGATGGCGGACGCGAGACTCGGCGAAGCGGTCGGCGAATCGTATCCAAGCAAGAGTCCCGCACTCAAGCGCGTCCGGCAAGTCGAAGCACGGACGGTGAGCGAATCGACCACCGTCGCACCCGAGCACGTGCACGACAGCGCGCTCGCCCCTGCAGCAGAACATCTGGTCGGGTTCGCGCCGTCAGGGCCACGGAGCGCACCGGATTTCGGTAGCGACTGGGTCGTCCTCGTTCACGCACCGAGCGACGAGGCATACGGGTTCGCCGGGACGCTCGAAACCTACGGACTGTACGCGACGCTGCTTGGGATCCTGCTTGCTGGACTGATCGGGGCGGCAGTCGGCCGGAACACGGCGGCTTCGGTCAATCGGCTCACCGACCGGGTCGAGGAGATGGAAGACGGGAATCTCGATGCGGATTTTTCGACCGGACGGGTCGACGAGATCGGCCGTCTCTACGACGGGTTCGCGAACATGCGTGACGCGCTCAAACAGCAGATCAACGAGGCCGAACAGGCCCGCAAGGAGGCGGAGGTCTCGCGGGCGGAAGCGATGGAGATGTCGAACTACCTGCAGGAGAAGGCCGACGAGTACGCCCGGATCATGCAGCAGTGTGCCGCGGGCGATCTCACCCAGCGGATGGAACCCGACGGCGAGAACGAGGCGATGGACCGCATCGCGGGCGAGTTCAACGAGATGATCGACGAACTGGAGAAGACGACCGGCCAGCTCAAGAGTTTCGCCGACGAGGTCGAAACCGCCGGTGAGGTCGTCCAGACCTCCTCCGAAAGCGTCCGCGACGCCTCCGAACAGGTGGCTGATTCCATCCAGAAAATCTCCGACGACGCCCACGATCAGAAAGAGCGTCTGCAGGAAATCTCCAACACGATGGACGACATCGCGCGCGACCTGGAGACGTTCGCCGCCGACAACGACGTCGACTTCGGCGAGTCGCTGGACCGCATCGAGGAGGTCGCCACGACGCTCAACGACGTCGTCGAGTTGAGCGAACAGACCATGGCCGAGTCCGAGAACGTCGCTGGCGCCGCCGAGGAACAGGCCGCCGAACTCAACGAAGTCACCCAGCGCGCCGAAGACCTCTCCCGGTACGCCCGCCCGCTGAAGGAAGTCCTCGACCGCTTCGAGACCGAATCCGAACACGAGTTCTACTTCCCCACCGGCCCCGGCTCCGGCGAGGCGAACCTCCCCGACGAGAGGTAG
- a CDS encoding dCTP deaminase domain-containing protein translates to MVHASLPYDEEVFLWTPADGFGFYEIGDIVENERPARAVAFDPQTLRVSTHRVTDYITNPTQRIYRVTLDSGRQIHVTKDHNLFTLDRDGGVTRIPSEDAEGTQVMVPKQLPGSPTEHRSIDVLDHVEPTETTLYATDGFGFVDSAGMAQGSERHYDANGSAPMEAVPKITMPDDVEVAFRQSDYRLPRELPLTREFGWMLGFYIAEGSARRKQIQVANTERQYLNRFREFFAQYDASISIRQTDDLTRLTVCSALWSAVVRSLAGAGSEKTIPESAFGWPRDTLEGLLEGLLDGDGCRRDERDTFYTANEELANKVMYLAARLGRGGSLYSRERKQYIEISDVEWEGEMWSVDVSGERHKRGQYVPVPSRYLRELRKRAGLTMDEAAELMGYSSKSSISNVENEEYDTIKRDTLRRFCDAYSGTGVETTRLDQILDGGVRFEEVVSVEETERVEPTYDLEVQPNGETIENFLGGRGGVFLSNTAGLCDPGYNGQITLELSNLGTAPVALSPGMRISQLTFTELKSPAERPYGEERGSKYQDQEGPQASKIQGDREFGGDQ, encoded by the coding sequence GTGGTCCACGCTTCACTCCCGTACGACGAGGAAGTGTTCCTGTGGACGCCAGCGGATGGATTCGGGTTTTACGAGATCGGTGACATCGTCGAAAACGAGCGCCCAGCGCGAGCTGTGGCATTCGATCCGCAGACACTACGGGTTAGTACGCACCGTGTTACCGATTACATTACGAACCCAACACAACGGATCTACCGAGTGACACTCGACTCGGGACGACAGATTCACGTCACGAAAGATCACAACCTGTTCACACTCGATAGAGACGGTGGCGTCACCCGGATCCCCAGTGAGGACGCTGAGGGAACGCAGGTCATGGTCCCGAAGCAACTCCCTGGATCGCCGACCGAGCATCGTTCGATCGACGTTCTCGATCACGTTGAGCCGACGGAAACGACGTTATATGCCACAGACGGGTTCGGATTTGTCGATTCCGCGGGAATGGCACAGGGTTCGGAACGACATTACGATGCCAACGGAAGCGCGCCGATGGAAGCGGTACCGAAGATCACAATGCCAGACGATGTCGAAGTCGCGTTCCGACAGAGCGACTATCGTCTCCCGCGTGAACTCCCGTTGACCCGCGAATTCGGTTGGATGCTCGGGTTCTATATCGCAGAAGGGTCGGCTCGACGAAAGCAAATTCAGGTAGCAAACACCGAACGCCAGTATCTAAACCGATTCAGGGAGTTCTTCGCACAGTACGACGCGTCGATCTCGATTCGGCAAACGGATGATCTCACTCGACTCACTGTCTGTTCGGCGCTCTGGTCTGCGGTTGTTCGTAGCCTCGCAGGGGCTGGCAGCGAGAAAACGATCCCCGAGTCAGCATTTGGTTGGCCCCGTGACACCCTCGAAGGGCTGCTTGAAGGGTTGCTCGATGGAGATGGGTGCCGTCGCGACGAGCGTGATACGTTCTACACTGCTAACGAGGAGCTGGCGAACAAGGTCATGTATCTCGCGGCTCGCCTTGGGAGGGGTGGCTCTCTCTACAGCAGGGAACGGAAACAATATATCGAGATAAGCGATGTCGAATGGGAGGGGGAAATGTGGAGCGTCGACGTGAGTGGTGAACGGCACAAGCGAGGTCAGTATGTACCCGTTCCGAGTCGCTATCTACGCGAACTCCGGAAGCGGGCTGGTCTCACGATGGACGAAGCGGCAGAGCTGATGGGTTATTCGTCGAAGTCCAGTATTTCCAACGTCGAGAACGAGGAGTACGATACCATCAAGCGCGATACGCTCCGTCGATTCTGTGACGCGTACAGTGGAACTGGCGTCGAGACGACGCGATTGGATCAGATACTCGATGGTGGTGTTCGGTTCGAGGAAGTCGTATCCGTAGAAGAGACAGAACGTGTCGAACCGACATATGACCTCGAGGTCCAGCCCAACGGCGAGACTATCGAGAACTTCCTTGGCGGGCGTGGCGGCGTATTCCTCTCGAACACAGCCGGACTCTGCGACCCGGGATACAACGGCCAGATAACCCTCGAGCTGTCAAATCTCGGGACCGCACCGGTCGCACTCTCGCCCGGGATGCGGATCTCGCAGCTGACGTTCACCGAGCTAAAATCGCCGGCCGAGCGACCATATGGCGAGGAACGCGGGTCGAAATATCAGGATCAGGAAGGGCCACAGGCGTCGAAGATACAGGGCGATCGGGAGTTCGGAGGCGACCAATGA
- a CDS encoding thiamine-phosphate synthase family protein translates to MRFIEEVVVEEFLPTFRSLLAEALRERGLTQSEVADLLGISQSAVSKYAHGEVERNERLLEDDRLAELVEQLADGLAAGEMTSVQALVEAEVFVRRLERGGLLAKLHEESFPPLADYEDEFDIHDPDSQLRQTERVRSSLRRGLRVLENTSGFAGLIPAVGSNLVECLPDAEGIDDVAAVPGRILDLKGRAHVPGEPEFGVSEHVAGVLLAARTAGNDARAALNVRYDPETIEQLQAQGLTTAQFDIEGEIGPAIGDALAETPDADVLYQTGGFGVEPVVYVLGPDAPTVAGVVRDLV, encoded by the coding sequence GTGCGGTTCATCGAAGAGGTCGTCGTCGAGGAGTTCCTCCCGACGTTCAGGTCACTGCTCGCGGAGGCGCTGCGCGAGCGCGGGCTGACCCAGAGCGAGGTCGCCGACCTGCTGGGGATCAGCCAGAGCGCTGTCTCGAAGTACGCCCACGGCGAGGTCGAGCGCAACGAGCGATTGCTCGAGGACGACCGGCTGGCGGAACTCGTCGAACAGTTGGCTGACGGGCTGGCCGCCGGCGAGATGACGTCCGTTCAGGCACTGGTCGAGGCAGAAGTGTTCGTCCGGCGGCTCGAGCGCGGGGGCCTGCTGGCGAAACTGCACGAGGAGTCGTTCCCGCCGCTGGCCGACTACGAGGACGAGTTCGACATCCACGACCCCGACAGCCAGCTCCGGCAGACAGAACGCGTGCGCTCGTCGCTGCGGCGCGGCCTGCGCGTCCTCGAGAACACGAGCGGGTTCGCGGGATTGATCCCGGCAGTGGGATCGAATCTCGTGGAGTGTCTGCCGGACGCCGAGGGGATCGATGACGTGGCCGCCGTGCCGGGCCGGATCCTCGACCTGAAGGGGCGAGCGCACGTCCCCGGCGAGCCCGAGTTCGGCGTGAGCGAGCACGTCGCCGGCGTGTTACTCGCCGCCCGAACGGCCGGAAACGACGCCCGGGCGGCGCTGAACGTCAGGTACGACCCGGAGACGATCGAGCAACTGCAAGCGCAGGGACTGACGACCGCACAGTTCGACATCGAAGGCGAAATCGGGCCGGCAATCGGCGACGCGCTGGCCGAGACCCCCGACGCGGACGTGCTCTACCAGACCGGCGGATTCGGCGTCGAGCCGGTCGTGTACGTTCTCGGCCCGGACGCACCGACCGTCGCCGGGGTCGTCCGGGATCTCGTCTGA
- a CDS encoding class I SAM-dependent methyltransferase, whose amino-acid sequence MGSDDATRVTDFYERLAEWYDPLATAPVVRGWRAMAADELSLSPGDTVVEMGCGTGANLPYLRERVGPGGRVVGVDLTPGMLEQAGKRIERAGWTNVSVCRGDAARPPVSEADAVLGSFVVGLFDEPATVVDRWLDVLRPGGRIVILEATRSDRTVATPLNLAFRLFLRFSSPGGWTRWRSPAVELDRKVTAAQVVVATRTVERQYRTVGCGLVSVTSGRLK is encoded by the coding sequence ATGGGTAGCGACGACGCGACCCGTGTCACCGACTTCTACGAGCGACTGGCCGAGTGGTACGACCCCCTCGCGACCGCGCCGGTAGTCCGTGGCTGGCGGGCGATGGCGGCGGACGAACTGTCGCTGTCGCCCGGTGATACCGTCGTCGAGATGGGCTGTGGAACGGGCGCGAATCTGCCGTACCTGCGCGAGCGCGTCGGCCCCGGGGGACGCGTCGTCGGGGTCGATCTCACGCCGGGGATGCTCGAGCAGGCCGGGAAACGCATCGAACGTGCCGGCTGGACGAACGTCTCGGTCTGTCGCGGCGACGCGGCCCGGCCGCCGGTCTCGGAGGCCGACGCCGTGCTCGGGTCGTTCGTCGTCGGGCTGTTCGACGAGCCCGCGACGGTCGTGGATCGCTGGCTCGACGTGCTCCGGCCGGGCGGTCGAATCGTGATCCTGGAAGCGACTCGAAGCGATCGTACGGTTGCCACCCCGCTTAACCTCGCGTTCCGACTGTTTCTGCGGTTCTCCTCGCCGGGCGGCTGGACGCGATGGCGCTCGCCGGCCGTGGAACTCGATCGGAAAGTCACCGCGGCACAGGTGGTCGTCGCCACACGGACCGTCGAGCGGCAGTATCGAACCGTCGGGTGCGGGCTCGTTTCAGTCACGTCCGGCCGATTGAAGTGA
- a CDS encoding zinc ribbon domain-containing protein: MSDERPPEDVEATCPRCGASIGDHDGSCPSCGLVFLDDDGRLTDETATALFEDSDLDLDTLDLSGNELYTPRWVRLLVGLAISAPLAPLVAFVAGSIVSFPLWVGSLVFALGWALPAVFLSRLALPSAIVAAGLVVLGSTLVVTPPVIVAGRTLVGSNAETIGAFGPDAWTAQAAFLTVGAVVLVLGAFLYRYVKRKRDAWAEAGTR, translated from the coding sequence GTGAGCGACGAACGCCCCCCGGAGGACGTAGAAGCTACCTGTCCGCGCTGCGGGGCGTCAATCGGCGACCACGACGGATCGTGTCCATCCTGTGGGCTCGTCTTTCTCGATGACGACGGCCGATTGACCGACGAAACCGCGACGGCACTGTTTGAGGACAGTGATCTCGACCTCGACACGCTGGATCTGTCCGGGAACGAGTTGTACACTCCGCGGTGGGTTCGACTGCTCGTCGGACTGGCGATCAGCGCACCGCTGGCTCCGCTCGTGGCGTTTGTCGCCGGATCGATCGTGTCGTTCCCGCTGTGGGTCGGAAGTCTCGTCTTCGCGTTGGGCTGGGCACTGCCGGCGGTGTTTCTCTCGCGGCTGGCGCTCCCGAGCGCGATCGTCGCCGCCGGACTCGTCGTCCTCGGTTCGACGCTCGTGGTGACCCCGCCCGTGATTGTCGCTGGACGTACACTCGTCGGCTCGAACGCCGAGACGATCGGTGCGTTTGGGCCCGACGCCTGGACTGCTCAGGCCGCGTTCCTGACAGTCGGGGCCGTCGTCCTCGTACTCGGTGCGTTCCTCTATCGGTACGTAAAACGCAAACGCGACGCGTGGGCCGAAGCGGGCACCCGGTGA
- a CDS encoding DUF7115 domain-containing protein has product MELPELVREHLGNEDVQAGLALGDDDLLCLTPTRTLLYRADGLLSDERVTDYPHDVERLELSEGRRKTKFHFEYVDDEQSLTVPADATRDVLGLLLEGILRAERVLDAEEGVVEAFRFSELTLVVADDRIVKHVGNAVWDGEYESFEYEALTGIDFEQARVATEVVLSVDGRPKRIKTPNDEARLVERALERALNEYFEVTSLSQLQSRFQSEVDETDSAAARSNDEYPFDSEIRPLGDDPGSRADTDTVDGTGPSDTGSETEPVDAAMTPADLERIEAQLDELTAAVDKQNQLLRNHHTAIKQLVEELQSDR; this is encoded by the coding sequence ATGGAACTGCCGGAACTGGTTCGCGAACACCTTGGCAACGAGGACGTACAGGCCGGACTCGCGCTGGGTGACGACGATCTGCTCTGTCTGACCCCGACCCGGACGCTGCTCTACCGGGCGGACGGCCTGCTCAGCGACGAGCGCGTTACCGACTACCCCCACGATGTCGAACGGCTCGAGCTGTCTGAGGGGCGACGGAAAACGAAGTTTCATTTCGAATACGTCGACGACGAACAGTCGCTGACGGTGCCGGCCGACGCGACCCGTGACGTGCTCGGGTTGCTCCTCGAGGGGATCCTCCGTGCCGAGCGGGTTCTCGACGCTGAGGAGGGCGTCGTCGAGGCGTTTCGATTCAGCGAGCTCACGCTGGTCGTCGCCGACGACCGGATCGTCAAGCACGTCGGCAACGCCGTCTGGGACGGCGAGTACGAGTCCTTCGAATACGAGGCGCTCACCGGGATCGACTTCGAGCAGGCCCGCGTCGCGACGGAAGTCGTGCTGTCCGTCGACGGGCGACCGAAGCGAATCAAGACGCCCAACGACGAGGCCCGGCTCGTCGAGCGCGCGCTCGAACGCGCGCTGAACGAGTACTTCGAGGTGACGTCGCTGTCGCAACTCCAGTCGCGCTTCCAGTCGGAGGTCGACGAGACAGATTCAGCGGCGGCGCGATCGAACGACGAGTACCCCTTCGACAGCGAGATCCGGCCCCTCGGTGACGACCCCGGATCCCGTGCCGACACCGATACAGTCGACGGCACCGGCCCGTCCGACACGGGCAGCGAGACGGAGCCCGTCGACGCGGCCATGACTCCGGCCGATCTGGAACGGATCGAAGCACAACTCGACGAATTGACGGCCGCCGTCGACAAGCAAAACCAGTTACTTCGCAATCATCACACGGCGATCAAGCAGCTGGTCGAGGAGTTGCAATCGGATCGATAG
- the nth gene encoding endonuclease III, whose protein sequence is MGDPLDSREAQAAEIIDRLHEEYPDSTISLQFSNRLELLVAVVLSAQCTDERVNEVTEDLFENYETAEDYAEASEEQLAEDIYGVTFHNNKGGYLKGIGRKLADEHDGEVPDTMSELTDLPGVGRKTANVVLQHGHDVVEGIVVDTHVQRLTRRLGLTERERPEAIEDDLTSLVPREEWQAFTHLFIDHGRAVCTARNPDCADCVLEDICPSSKLDGETDLASGESWT, encoded by the coding sequence ATGGGCGATCCGCTCGATTCTCGCGAAGCACAGGCCGCCGAGATCATCGACCGACTCCACGAGGAGTACCCCGACTCGACGATCTCGCTGCAGTTCTCAAACCGTCTCGAACTGCTCGTCGCAGTCGTGCTCTCGGCGCAGTGTACCGACGAGCGCGTCAACGAAGTCACCGAAGACCTGTTCGAGAACTACGAGACCGCCGAGGACTACGCTGAAGCCAGCGAGGAGCAACTCGCCGAGGACATCTACGGCGTCACGTTTCACAACAACAAAGGCGGGTATCTCAAGGGCATCGGACGGAAGCTCGCCGACGAACACGATGGCGAGGTCCCGGACACGATGAGCGAGCTGACCGATCTGCCGGGCGTCGGACGCAAGACCGCCAACGTCGTCCTCCAGCACGGCCACGATGTCGTTGAGGGAATCGTCGTCGACACGCACGTCCAGCGGCTCACGCGGCGACTCGGGCTCACCGAACGGGAACGACCGGAAGCGATCGAAGACGATCTCACGTCGCTCGTCCCCCGGGAGGAGTGGCAGGCGTTCACCCATCTGTTTATCGACCACGGACGGGCGGTCTGTACGGCACGCAACCCGGACTGTGCCGACTGCGTGCTGGAAGACATCTGCCCGTCCTCGAAACTGGATGGGGAGACCGATCTGGCGAGCGGCGAATCCTGGACGTGA
- a CDS encoding HVO_2922 family protein — translation MGTTTTQGPLYSFYRNRIGEPDTDDEVRGYWVFLVGLLLGIAGLVLFFLSESASGADGFTLREGSVMLLSIGLAMLVAGPIIRLPLQSWATYAAYLGQAICLAAVVWFAVVFPAEWSTLTGNQPVIFLYTAGLAIIALAGVAGSVIGGATREALGVSEQHASELEAELEATSEERETVQSELTSELDEREALVDSLHASQAQFELYEDRSGQWRWRLRHRNGNVIADSGEGYTRKHNGKKGMASVRRNAIGATLLEITPEPDEMPEDALEAAPLIPDMTDESRATFELYEDRSGQWRWRLVHDNGNVIADGGEGYASKQKARQGIDSVKQNAGPASYLQFDPASFEIYRDNAGEWRFRLLHRNGNVIAAASEGYTRRRDAKRAVDSLRDDLSDDRFEIYEDNRGETRWRWRGGNGEIVATSGEGYSTQSDAEEAVERIRQLAPDADALDVGPAAFEVFEDQGEQWRWRLRHRNGNVIADSGEGYAERNKVHDAIESVKKNAPGATIE, via the coding sequence ATGGGAACGACGACCACGCAGGGACCGTTGTACAGCTTCTACCGGAACCGGATCGGCGAGCCCGACACCGACGACGAGGTTCGCGGCTACTGGGTATTTCTGGTCGGGTTGCTCCTCGGAATCGCGGGACTCGTATTGTTTTTCCTCAGTGAGTCGGCCAGCGGGGCCGACGGGTTCACGCTCCGGGAAGGGAGCGTGATGCTGCTGTCGATTGGGCTGGCGATGCTGGTCGCGGGGCCGATCATCCGGTTGCCATTGCAGTCGTGGGCCACCTACGCGGCGTATCTCGGGCAGGCGATCTGTCTCGCGGCCGTCGTCTGGTTCGCTGTCGTCTTCCCGGCCGAGTGGTCGACGCTCACTGGCAATCAACCAGTGATCTTCCTGTACACCGCTGGACTGGCGATCATCGCGCTGGCCGGCGTCGCCGGTTCGGTCATCGGTGGGGCGACCCGTGAGGCGCTCGGAGTCAGCGAACAGCATGCCTCAGAACTCGAAGCCGAGCTGGAAGCGACCAGCGAGGAACGCGAGACCGTCCAGTCGGAGTTGACTTCCGAACTCGACGAACGCGAGGCATTGGTCGATTCGCTGCACGCCAGTCAGGCGCAGTTCGAGTTGTACGAGGACCGCAGCGGGCAGTGGCGCTGGCGGCTGCGACACCGAAACGGCAACGTCATCGCCGACAGCGGTGAAGGGTACACGCGAAAGCACAACGGCAAAAAGGGGATGGCGAGCGTCAGACGCAACGCCATCGGCGCGACGCTACTCGAAATCACACCCGAGCCAGACGAAATGCCCGAAGACGCACTCGAAGCGGCCCCACTCATTCCAGACATGACCGACGAGAGTCGAGCGACGTTTGAGTTGTACGAGGACCGCAGCGGGCAGTGGCGCTGGCGGCTGGTCCACGACAACGGCAACGTCATCGCCGACGGCGGCGAGGGCTACGCCAGCAAGCAGAAGGCGCGACAGGGGATCGACAGCGTCAAGCAGAACGCTGGTCCGGCCAGCTACCTGCAGTTCGATCCGGCGTCGTTCGAGATCTACCGCGACAACGCTGGCGAGTGGCGGTTCCGCCTCCTCCATCGCAACGGGAACGTCATCGCGGCGGCCAGCGAGGGATACACCCGACGGCGCGACGCGAAACGCGCGGTCGACTCGCTCCGTGACGACCTCTCGGACGACCGCTTCGAAATCTACGAGGACAACCGCGGCGAAACCCGCTGGCGATGGCGGGGCGGAAACGGCGAAATCGTCGCCACGAGCGGCGAGGGATACAGCACCCAGTCGGACGCTGAGGAGGCTGTCGAGCGGATCCGGCAGCTCGCGCCCGATGCTGACGCGCTCGACGTCGGACCCGCGGCGTTCGAGGTCTTCGAGGATCAGGGCGAACAGTGGCGCTGGCGACTGCGCCACCGCAACGGCAACGTCATCGCAGACAGCGGCGAGGGCTACGCGGAGCGGAACAAGGTCCACGACGCCATCGAGAGCGTCAAGAAAAACGCTCCCGGTGCAACGATCGAGTGA
- a CDS encoding NYN domain-containing protein: MGLLGRLFGSATSGSRVALLVDGPNVFRDEFDVDLDELRAVASQRGRLVTTRLYLDEHATPGLIQAAEARGFEVVTTSGDVDVKLAVDAAALAASGDADVLAIASRDTDFKPVLELAAREGLRTVAIAPGAYGRSDALRNAAHEAVTLDEL, translated from the coding sequence ATGGGACTGCTCGGCCGACTGTTCGGCTCCGCTACGAGCGGATCGCGCGTCGCACTGCTCGTCGACGGACCGAACGTCTTCCGTGACGAGTTCGATGTCGATCTGGACGAACTCCGCGCCGTCGCAAGCCAACGCGGCCGGCTTGTGACGACGCGTCTGTATCTCGACGAGCACGCGACCCCCGGGCTGATTCAGGCGGCCGAGGCCCGCGGGTTCGAGGTCGTCACGACCAGCGGCGACGTCGACGTCAAACTCGCCGTCGACGCGGCCGCGCTCGCAGCGAGCGGCGACGCCGACGTACTGGCGATCGCCTCCCGAGATACCGACTTCAAACCGGTACTGGAACTCGCCGCTCGCGAGGGACTCCGAACGGTCGCGATCGCACCGGGCGCGTACGGCCGCTCTGACGCGCTTCGAAACGCAGCGCACGAGGCCGTCACGCTCGACGAACTGTGA
- a CDS encoding site-specific integrase — translation MSIETGGSSDGRPYPEKIRGISVVPEPSRERLGERELIDYGQHRTDLLRWAFDVGKNPDRAEGYAQQTVFGRAYRLDQFSRWVWDEYDGYTTNITHSYADDYTRYLVRRDGGDEDKSNHQKAIKMLFKWKAWNGTGETWNPDVTINSNSGTTNPADFFTIEERSQIRETLLSFDSVPNYSSCSPEQRDRIKQHLAQRFEKPKRDVTPEDFERANSWQLPSLFWTALDTGLRPIEVRRANVSWVDIDNNVLRIPKDESSKNSDN, via the coding sequence ATGAGTATCGAGACAGGCGGTTCCAGTGACGGACGCCCGTACCCAGAGAAAATCAGAGGCATATCAGTTGTCCCAGAGCCGTCGCGCGAGCGACTTGGCGAGCGAGAGTTGATTGACTACGGCCAGCACCGTACTGATCTACTCCGCTGGGCATTCGACGTAGGGAAGAACCCTGACCGTGCAGAGGGCTATGCACAGCAAACTGTGTTTGGTCGTGCCTACCGCCTTGACCAATTCTCTAGGTGGGTGTGGGACGAATACGATGGATACACGACGAACATCACTCATAGCTATGCAGACGACTACACACGGTATCTTGTCCGTCGAGATGGGGGTGATGAAGACAAGTCGAATCACCAGAAAGCGATTAAGATGCTGTTCAAGTGGAAAGCTTGGAACGGAACGGGAGAGACGTGGAACCCCGACGTGACGATCAACAGTAATAGCGGGACTACGAACCCCGCAGACTTCTTTACAATCGAAGAACGGTCACAGATTCGTGAGACGCTCCTCTCATTCGATTCTGTCCCGAACTATAGCAGCTGTAGCCCCGAGCAACGTGATCGGATCAAACAACACCTTGCCCAACGCTTCGAGAAACCAAAGCGTGACGTGACGCCAGAGGACTTTGAACGGGCAAACTCGTGGCAACTGCCGTCACTGTTCTGGACCGCACTTGACACGGGGCTACGCCCCATCGAAGTGAGGCGGGCAAACGTTAGTTGGGTGGATATCGACAATAACGTACTACGCATCCCAAAAGATGAGTCCTCGAAGAACAGTGACAACTGA
- a CDS encoding tyrosine-type recombinase/integrase produces the protein MVSVTDRTAEALRRWLHERDAYPKYEDSTALWLNRQGNRYEGYSLNRRLRQICDEAGIDTENRDVSFYSIRHSVGTYMAREEGLAAAQAQLRHKSEQTTMRYDQAPVEDRRDALNWME, from the coding sequence ATTGTCTCGGTTACGGATCGGACTGCCGAGGCACTACGTCGCTGGTTGCACGAACGTGACGCTTATCCGAAGTACGAAGACAGTACAGCACTCTGGTTGAATCGGCAGGGGAATCGCTACGAAGGCTATTCCCTGAACAGGCGATTACGGCAGATCTGTGACGAAGCAGGCATAGACACAGAGAACCGTGACGTATCGTTCTACTCGATTCGGCACTCTGTCGGGACATATATGGCCCGCGAAGAGGGGCTTGCGGCTGCACAAGCACAACTCCGTCACAAGTCAGAACAGACGACTATGCGTTATGATCAAGCCCCTGTAGAAGATCGACGTGATGCTCTGAATTGGATGGAGTGA